The Algoriphagus sanaruensis genome window below encodes:
- a CDS encoding MFS transporter, producing the protein MTGTKSKLSFWQIWNMSFGFLGIQFGFALQGGFMSRIFQTLGADKDAIPFLWIAAPLTGLLVQPIVGYLSDRTWHPKFGRRKPFFFVGAVLSTIALFFAPYSSALWMAAGALWILDASINISMEPFRALVADKLPDSQRSYGFVVQTLIIGIGTWIASNLPWLMTQLGASNTAAEGVVPDSVKYAFGIGAFVLFSSILYTILTTDEYPPENLEEFEKEKKEQKGLFSGFNEIVKNIAGMPSVMKKLGVVQFFSWFAFFTMWSFATPAITEHIFGATDPSSEAYNNAADRVGNYLGTYGLVSMFYALILAFVASKVKLNRRLLHMGSLIAGGVGFILIYFIQEPWMLHISFSLVGIAWASILSMPYAMLSSSVDPKRMGVYMGIFNMFIVIPQIVAALGGVNFLYKAIFGEAVINTMLLAGTLLILAGFSNLLITERSATHD; encoded by the coding sequence ATGACCGGTACAAAAAGTAAACTTAGCTTCTGGCAAATCTGGAACATGAGCTTTGGATTTCTAGGAATCCAATTTGGATTTGCACTTCAGGGAGGATTTATGTCCCGTATTTTTCAAACCCTTGGAGCCGATAAAGACGCCATCCCTTTCCTTTGGATTGCTGCACCTTTGACAGGATTGTTGGTTCAGCCGATCGTCGGGTATTTAAGCGATCGAACTTGGCATCCCAAGTTTGGACGAAGAAAACCTTTCTTTTTTGTAGGAGCCGTTCTAAGTACAATTGCGCTATTCTTCGCACCCTATTCATCTGCCCTTTGGATGGCTGCGGGTGCCTTATGGATTTTGGACGCCTCGATCAATATTTCCATGGAGCCCTTTAGAGCTTTGGTAGCAGATAAATTACCTGATTCTCAGCGTTCATATGGCTTTGTAGTTCAAACATTAATCATTGGTATCGGAACCTGGATCGCGTCCAATTTACCATGGCTCATGACCCAACTCGGAGCATCCAATACAGCGGCCGAAGGAGTTGTGCCTGACTCGGTTAAATATGCGTTTGGAATTGGAGCATTTGTTCTCTTCTCATCCATACTTTATACGATATTAACTACGGATGAATATCCTCCCGAAAACCTCGAAGAATTTGAGAAAGAGAAAAAGGAACAAAAGGGTTTATTTTCTGGCTTTAATGAAATAGTAAAAAACATTGCAGGTATGCCTTCCGTGATGAAAAAATTGGGCGTGGTTCAATTTTTCTCCTGGTTTGCCTTTTTTACCATGTGGAGCTTTGCTACCCCCGCTATCACAGAGCATATTTTTGGAGCGACAGATCCAAGTTCTGAAGCCTACAATAATGCAGCCGATCGAGTTGGGAATTATCTAGGTACTTACGGTTTAGTGTCGATGTTTTATGCATTGATTCTTGCGTTTGTAGCTTCAAAGGTCAAGCTTAATCGCAGGCTACTTCACATGGGAAGTTTAATTGCTGGAGGAGTTGGGTTCATTCTAATTTACTTTATCCAAGAACCTTGGATGCTTCACATAAGCTTTTCATTAGTTGGAATCGCTTGGGCTAGTATTCTTTCCATGCCTTATGCCATGCTTTCAAGCTCAGTTGACCCCAAGCGGATGGGGGTTTACATGGGAATATTCAATATGTTTATCGTGATCCCTCAGATTGTAGCAGCTTTAGGTGGAGTTAACTTTCTTTATAAGGCAATTTTCGGTGAAGCTGTCATCAATACCATGCTTTTGGCGGGTACATTATTGATTTTGGCCGGATTTTCCAATCTCTTAATTACCGAAAGATCCGCCACTCATGACTAA
- a CDS encoding LacI family DNA-binding transcriptional regulator, which translates to MKLEQATIKDIARELNVSSSTVSRALKDYPGISDETKRKVKELADKMNYRPNAIALSLRKSRSFTIGVIIPEVVHFFFSTVISGIEEIAFSRGYNVILTQTNEKLSREMNSVDTMLSNQIDGFLVSYSKETSDFSHFTKLLDKGFPIVFFDRVPDIPQAINVTVDDFSGAYQATKHLIDQGYRKIVHLAGPSNLKISKERERGYREALKDAGIPINPSFIVECTHGTNDEAFEITKEIFADFSDKPDAFFANNDMAAVGAMMACKSLGLRVPEDVGIVGFSNWQFCSILDPTLSSVSQPGFNIGAKATELLLDIIEKKISIEEIHNPVVLETELLIRKSSVR; encoded by the coding sequence ATGAAACTCGAACAAGCGACCATAAAAGATATTGCCCGGGAATTAAATGTCTCCTCTTCCACTGTATCAAGAGCATTGAAAGACTATCCGGGAATCAGCGACGAGACGAAGCGAAAAGTGAAAGAATTAGCTGATAAAATGAACTATCGGCCAAATGCTATCGCGCTATCGCTTCGTAAAAGCAGATCATTTACCATTGGCGTAATCATACCAGAAGTCGTTCACTTCTTCTTTTCAACTGTAATTTCAGGTATAGAGGAAATCGCTTTTTCGAGAGGATATAATGTCATCCTTACCCAAACCAATGAAAAGTTATCTAGAGAGATGAACAGCGTAGACACCATGCTCTCAAATCAGATTGACGGATTTTTGGTTAGCTATTCTAAAGAAACTTCTGACTTTAGCCACTTTACCAAATTGCTGGACAAAGGATTCCCGATAGTGTTTTTTGATCGTGTTCCAGACATTCCCCAAGCAATCAATGTTACTGTAGATGATTTTTCTGGTGCATACCAAGCCACCAAACATTTGATCGATCAAGGATATCGGAAAATCGTTCACTTGGCGGGTCCATCAAACCTTAAAATTTCAAAGGAACGAGAACGCGGCTATCGAGAGGCATTGAAAGACGCTGGAATCCCAATCAATCCATCCTTTATTGTCGAATGTACACATGGCACAAATGATGAAGCCTTTGAAATCACAAAAGAGATTTTCGCTGATTTCTCAGATAAACCTGATGCGTTTTTCGCCAATAACGACATGGCAGCAGTAGGTGCCATGATGGCTTGTAAATCTTTGGGTCTTCGAGTTCCTGAAGATGTAGGAATTGTCGGTTTCAGTAATTGGCAGTTTTGTTCGATCTTGGACCCTACCCTTTCTTCGGTTTCGCAACCAGGATTTAATATTGGAGCCAAAGCAACTGAACTGCTTTTAGACATCATCGAGAAAAAGATTTCCATTGAGGAAATTCATAACCCTGTGGTCTTGGAAACTGAACTTTTGATTCGAAAATCTTCGGTTCGATAA
- the fbaA gene encoding class II fructose-bisphosphate aldolase: MKFKPGVKYGEELRDLYAYAKENEFAFPAVNVIGTNSVNAVLETAKKVNSPVIIQFSNGGAQFFAGKSLPNDKQQASIAGGISGAHHVHQMAEAYGVPVILHTDHAALKLLPWIDGLLEAGKAYYAAYKKPLFSSHMLDLSEESLHENVEISCKYFEEFNKLQMAIEIELGVTGGEEDGVDNSDVDSSKLYTQPEEVAYAYENLKKIGDLFTIAAAFGNVHGVYKPGNVSLKPIILKNSQEYINKNYGTTGKPLNFVFHGGSGSSVEEIREANSYGSIKMNIDTDMQWAMWEGILNYYKKNEGYLQSQLGNPEGPDSPNKKFYDPRVWLRKGEENFVKRLELAFDMLNAVNRN, from the coding sequence ATGAAATTTAAACCTGGAGTAAAGTACGGAGAAGAGCTCAGAGACCTTTATGCGTATGCTAAAGAAAATGAATTCGCATTTCCTGCTGTCAACGTAATCGGAACCAACTCTGTGAATGCAGTTTTGGAAACCGCAAAAAAAGTAAACTCGCCTGTGATTATTCAATTCTCCAATGGAGGAGCACAATTTTTTGCGGGAAAGAGCCTTCCAAATGATAAGCAACAGGCAAGTATTGCCGGTGGTATTTCTGGTGCGCATCACGTACACCAAATGGCCGAGGCGTACGGAGTTCCTGTAATTCTTCATACCGACCACGCAGCTTTAAAACTTCTTCCTTGGATCGACGGTCTTTTGGAAGCAGGTAAAGCTTATTACGCAGCGTATAAAAAACCATTGTTTTCATCTCACATGTTGGATCTTTCTGAAGAGTCCCTGCATGAGAACGTAGAGATTTCTTGCAAGTATTTTGAAGAATTCAACAAGCTTCAAATGGCAATTGAAATCGAACTTGGTGTAACAGGTGGAGAAGAAGATGGCGTTGATAATTCTGACGTGGATTCTTCTAAATTGTATACTCAGCCAGAAGAAGTGGCTTATGCGTATGAAAATTTGAAGAAAATCGGTGACTTGTTTACAATCGCTGCAGCTTTCGGCAACGTGCACGGGGTTTACAAGCCTGGTAATGTTTCTTTGAAGCCGATCATTTTGAAAAACTCTCAAGAGTACATCAACAAAAACTATGGAACGACTGGTAAGCCTTTGAACTTTGTGTTCCATGGTGGATCAGGTTCTTCTGTAGAGGAAATCAGAGAAGCCAATAGCTACGGTTCAATCAAGATGAATATCGATACCGATATGCAGTGGGCGATGTGGGAAGGCATTCTGAATTACTACAAAAAGAATGAAGGATACCTTCAGTCACAATTAGGTAACCCAGAAGGTCCAGACAGTCCAAACAAGAAGTTTTATGATCCAAGAGTATGGTTGAGAAAAGGCGAAGAGAACTTCGTGAAGCGTCTTGAACTTGCTTTTGATATGCTAAATGCAGTGAATAGAAACTAA
- a CDS encoding SusE domain-containing protein — MKTRNLLSGVALMATVIWGCQPYDMPPIIPQTGSSISSPAAGTSIVLEKDGADENSIDFTVTAADFGTTGTVRYILEVDAAGAQFAAPVALGESDSNIISVNVAELNEALLGKGLEFGVAGQADFRVKATINLPLNPIYGETLTLTVTPYDATVAFPVMYVPGDYQGWDPSNEATVLYSVNFDNKFKGYVHILGGSREFKVNETNSWDINYGDNGADGSLERDGSNLKVAADGTYELNVDLAAKTYTIGEVKRWGIVGSATAGGWDTDTPMDVFDKTTNSLKITTDLKAGEFKFRANNNWDNNFGGGNGELTGGGPNIAIAADGNYTITLNFGAEAVTYTLTKN, encoded by the coding sequence ATGAAAACCAGAAATTTACTTAGCGGAGTAGCCTTGATGGCTACTGTAATTTGGGGATGTCAACCTTATGACATGCCTCCAATCATTCCTCAAACTGGATCAAGCATCAGCAGTCCTGCTGCAGGAACTTCTATTGTCTTGGAAAAGGACGGAGCCGATGAAAACTCTATTGATTTCACCGTAACTGCTGCCGATTTCGGAACCACAGGTACAGTTCGATACATTTTGGAAGTGGATGCAGCAGGTGCTCAATTTGCGGCTCCAGTGGCATTGGGTGAGTCGGATTCAAATATCATTTCCGTGAATGTGGCGGAATTGAATGAAGCACTTTTAGGAAAAGGATTGGAATTTGGAGTAGCAGGTCAGGCTGATTTCAGAGTGAAAGCTACCATCAACCTTCCATTAAACCCAATTTATGGTGAAACTCTTACTTTGACGGTAACGCCTTATGATGCAACAGTTGCGTTTCCTGTAATGTATGTTCCTGGTGACTACCAAGGCTGGGATCCTTCTAATGAGGCAACTGTGCTGTATTCAGTAAACTTTGATAACAAGTTTAAAGGTTATGTGCACATTTTGGGTGGTTCTAGAGAATTCAAAGTGAATGAAACCAATAGCTGGGATATTAACTATGGTGACAATGGTGCGGATGGTTCTCTAGAAAGAGACGGTTCAAACCTTAAAGTTGCTGCTGACGGAACCTATGAATTGAATGTAGACCTAGCAGCTAAGACCTACACTATCGGGGAAGTAAAAAGATGGGGAATCGTAGGTAGTGCAACTGCAGGTGGATGGGATACAGATACCCCAATGGATGTGTTTGATAAAACTACCAATTCACTAAAAATCACTACAGATCTTAAAGCAGGTGAATTTAAGTTCAGAGCCAATAATAACTGGGATAATAACTTTGGTGGAGGTAACGGTGAACTAACTGGAGGTGGACCAAATATTGCCATTGCAGCTGATGGAAATTATACTATTACATTAAATTTTGGCGCAGAGGCAGTGACTTACACCCTCACCAAAAATTAA
- a CDS encoding TIM-barrel domain-containing protein has translation MDYLIQENKKQRNSSKNQHLGKVNFWEKNANGISGKTTNGSFKLSIFREDIIRIQASLFNEFETNPYSVIASPQPVDFSVAEEGNTLYLETSLISVQLQLDSFKLTFFNSKGNLLNEDDSLSVSWIGTEVSAYKSVQEGERYLGLGEKTGNLDRKGKAFTNWNTDFFAYGVGDDPLYMSIPFYIGTHEKGSYGIFFDNTHKTVFNFGASTNRFIYFSAEDGDLDYYFIHKPNISEIISSYTWLTGRMQMPPKWALGFQQCRYSYYPDTEVYAVAQGFRDKKMPADVIYLDIHHMEGYKVFTFDGEKFSDPKAMIKRLKEKGFKVVVIMDPGIKTQLGYYPYEEGLEHDLFVKYPDGKVYEAQVWPGWCAFPDFTKEETRRWWAEKMAFYTEAGVDGFWTDMNEPASWGQFTPNLIEFAYDGETASHRKARNIYGMQMARSAQEGSFLQAPSKRPFVLTRSGFSGIQRYAAAWTGDNVASEEHMMAGIRLVNSLGMSGVAFSGYDVGGFAGEASKSLFARWMSIGAFAPFYRAHSMINSNDAEPWAFGEEVEEISRNYIKLRYRLLPTLYSKFFDRCQTGLPLAESLAISYPMESKVYESAFQNEYLFCDVFLVAPVESTKEITKVFLPQDEWYYLYSDQKLQGDQVIYQDCPLNYLPVYVKGGSIFAMQSDVFHTDQKPTGTLNIHVYKGEKGSTFVHYEDSGDGFDYQVGEYLKRSISYLPELNAMTFEKSEGSYPSDFSKIKIYFHGFTSKEIEVNGEPRALNFENYAFLERLTEFDPLPEHNHPYFEIDSIGFVEIDHTQEEIILKGLV, from the coding sequence ATGGATTACCTCATTCAAGAAAATAAAAAACAGAGAAATTCCTCCAAAAATCAGCATTTAGGAAAGGTTAATTTTTGGGAGAAAAATGCGAATGGAATTTCTGGAAAAACCACAAATGGAAGTTTTAAGCTTTCCATTTTTAGAGAAGACATTATTCGGATTCAGGCAAGTCTTTTCAATGAATTTGAAACTAATCCGTATTCGGTAATCGCATCACCTCAACCTGTTGATTTTTCAGTCGCTGAAGAAGGTAACACCCTGTATCTCGAAACCTCTTTGATTTCGGTGCAGCTCCAGCTGGATTCTTTCAAATTGACGTTTTTCAATTCAAAGGGAAACCTGTTAAATGAGGATGATTCGCTTTCTGTCTCGTGGATCGGCACTGAGGTTTCGGCTTATAAATCTGTGCAAGAGGGAGAACGATACTTAGGACTAGGTGAAAAAACTGGAAATCTAGATCGTAAAGGGAAAGCCTTTACCAACTGGAACACTGATTTTTTTGCTTACGGAGTTGGAGATGATCCACTTTACATGAGTATTCCTTTTTACATCGGAACCCACGAAAAAGGTTCTTATGGAATCTTTTTTGACAATACGCATAAGACAGTTTTCAATTTTGGAGCGTCTACGAATCGATTCATTTATTTCAGTGCAGAAGACGGTGATTTAGATTACTATTTCATCCATAAGCCTAATATTTCAGAAATTATTTCCAGCTATACCTGGCTGACTGGCCGAATGCAAATGCCCCCAAAATGGGCCCTTGGTTTTCAGCAATGCCGATATTCCTATTATCCAGACACCGAGGTCTATGCGGTAGCTCAGGGATTTAGAGATAAGAAAATGCCAGCGGATGTTATCTATTTAGACATCCACCATATGGAAGGATACAAGGTTTTCACCTTTGATGGAGAGAAGTTTTCTGATCCTAAGGCCATGATCAAGAGGCTCAAAGAGAAGGGCTTTAAAGTAGTGGTGATTATGGATCCAGGAATTAAGACCCAATTAGGGTATTATCCTTATGAAGAAGGCCTTGAGCACGATCTTTTTGTCAAATACCCAGACGGTAAGGTTTATGAAGCGCAAGTATGGCCTGGATGGTGTGCTTTTCCAGACTTTACCAAAGAAGAGACACGTCGATGGTGGGCAGAAAAAATGGCATTCTACACGGAAGCTGGAGTAGATGGCTTTTGGACGGACATGAATGAACCTGCCTCTTGGGGACAATTCACACCAAACTTAATTGAGTTTGCTTACGATGGCGAAACGGCCTCACATCGAAAAGCTCGGAACATTTATGGCATGCAGATGGCGAGAAGTGCGCAGGAAGGATCTTTTCTTCAGGCACCTTCCAAGCGCCCATTTGTATTGACTCGATCGGGATTTTCTGGAATACAGCGATATGCTGCCGCTTGGACTGGAGACAATGTCGCCTCAGAAGAGCACATGATGGCAGGCATTAGATTGGTAAATTCGCTCGGAATGAGCGGGGTTGCTTTCTCAGGATATGATGTCGGAGGCTTTGCAGGTGAAGCTTCAAAAAGCCTTTTCGCTCGATGGATGAGCATTGGCGCTTTCGCTCCGTTTTATCGAGCTCATTCGATGATCAATAGCAATGACGCAGAACCGTGGGCATTTGGTGAAGAAGTGGAAGAAATCAGCAGAAACTACATTAAGCTCAGGTATCGTCTCCTTCCTACGCTTTATTCGAAGTTCTTTGACCGATGCCAAACTGGTCTTCCATTGGCTGAAAGCTTAGCGATCTCCTACCCTATGGAATCCAAAGTTTATGAATCAGCATTCCAAAACGAATATCTTTTCTGTGATGTCTTTTTGGTAGCACCTGTTGAAAGCACTAAAGAAATCACCAAGGTATTCTTGCCACAGGATGAATGGTATTACCTCTATTCAGATCAAAAATTGCAAGGTGATCAGGTAATCTACCAAGATTGTCCGCTGAATTACCTTCCAGTCTATGTAAAAGGAGGAAGCATTTTTGCCATGCAGTCGGATGTGTTCCATACGGACCAAAAACCAACTGGAACCTTAAATATCCATGTTTATAAAGGTGAAAAAGGAAGCACCTTTGTCCATTATGAGGACTCTGGAGATGGATTTGACTATCAAGTCGGAGAATATTTGAAGCGATCTATAAGCTATCTCCCAGAACTTAATGCAATGACTTTTGAAAAATCTGAAGGCTCCTATCCGAGTGATTTTTCCAAAATCAAAATTTATTTCCATGGCTTCACTTCCAAAGAAATCGAAGTAAATGGTGAACCTAGAGCTTTGAATTTTGAAAATTATGCGTTCTTGGAGCGATTAACTGAATTTGATCCATTACCAGAGCATAATCATCCATACTTTGAAATTGATTCGATTGGATTTGTGGAAATAGACCATACCCAGGAAGAAATCATTTTAAAAGGGCTAGTTTAA
- a CDS encoding alpha-amylase family glycosyl hydrolase — protein MNNRFLFSFLLLFSCLSSILSYGQVTTEPAVPNASGTVKIIYDASKGTTGLKDCNCDVYIHIGAVTQGPASTTWSIVPFTWGTSNPAAKMTKVAGQSNIYTFELIPNEFFDNPTGQTIYRLGLVFRNADGSKEGKTTSNSDFFIDLAQGFQVTFTNPQTNAISLEVGDTFAFEASSSEASDLSFELDGVEVANKTGATSISYEYTATAAGTYSLVAKAVSGDQSDTESVSIVVFAPSEIAALPNGTKLGINYISDTQAILALQAPNKQIVHVIGDFNDWQVLPEYQMKRTPDGEIFWLEINNLEPKKEYIFQYLVEGEIRIGDPYGDKTSDPFNDQEIIDQNRYPGLKPYPSGKTQFQATYLQTAQEDYQWKNTTYEKPQPEELVIYELLVRDFDSRRTYNAVTERLDYLKELGVNAIQLMPVAEFEGNLSWGYNPSFFFAPDKFYGTKNDLKRLIDEAHGKGMVVILDMVLNHAFGQNPMVRLYNDGDYGAPTEDNPWFNRVAKHPFNVGYDFNHESTYTQAFVDSVNHYWLAEYKFDGFRFDLSKGFTQVNSGNDVNIWSQYDPSRVKIWRHIYDRIKSHHPEAYVILEHLAVNEEERELANYGMMFWGNMNGTSRNLAKGSNDNMEWAYYKRRDWAKNGLIAYQESHDEERVMWETLNFGATNPLNLKNLENAVNRNQIMAAFYFAIPGPKMIWQFGEFGYDQELNNDRLGIKPTKWEYLANPERERLFKLYQEMIKLKATQTAFNSPTQAAVNLGPAMKSIYLEHSDGSFFLFGNFDLASKGGQQIQFPRQGKWYNYFTGEEINVTTPQVQFGLRPNEFYLFSDKPLPKPDPGILQEDFVTSIPEVIPQGAFKVYPNPTTGMVRVELPKDMIQANYRVVDMAGRILFDGQTQLGEQILDFDLGKIKDGIYIFEAFDTKRVLHQRLIKK, from the coding sequence ATGAATAACCGATTTCTCTTTTCTTTTTTACTTCTTTTTAGCTGTCTGAGTAGCATTTTGTCTTACGGCCAAGTCACCACTGAGCCGGCCGTTCCAAATGCCTCAGGAACGGTAAAAATTATCTATGATGCTTCCAAAGGAACAACTGGTCTTAAGGATTGCAATTGTGATGTTTACATTCACATCGGAGCTGTAACTCAGGGTCCAGCTTCAACTACCTGGTCGATTGTTCCCTTTACTTGGGGGACTTCAAATCCTGCTGCTAAAATGACGAAAGTGGCAGGTCAATCTAATATTTACACCTTTGAGTTAATCCCAAATGAATTTTTTGATAATCCCACAGGGCAAACTATTTATCGCCTTGGATTGGTATTTAGAAATGCAGATGGATCGAAGGAAGGAAAAACAACTTCGAATTCAGATTTTTTCATTGATTTAGCCCAAGGTTTTCAAGTAACCTTTACCAACCCTCAAACTAATGCCATTTCTCTGGAAGTGGGAGATACCTTCGCTTTTGAGGCATCTTCTTCAGAGGCTTCTGATTTAAGTTTTGAATTGGACGGAGTGGAAGTAGCCAATAAGACTGGAGCCACTTCTATTTCTTATGAATACACAGCAACAGCAGCTGGTACCTATTCTTTGGTAGCTAAGGCAGTAAGTGGCGATCAATCTGACACGGAATCTGTGAGTATTGTGGTTTTTGCTCCTTCTGAAATTGCAGCCTTACCCAACGGAACCAAGCTCGGAATTAATTACATCTCGGATACTCAGGCTATCCTAGCACTACAGGCTCCAAACAAACAAATTGTCCATGTGATCGGGGACTTTAATGACTGGCAAGTGCTTCCTGAATATCAAATGAAACGAACACCTGATGGGGAGATTTTTTGGCTGGAAATCAATAATCTAGAGCCGAAGAAAGAATATATTTTTCAATACTTAGTCGAAGGAGAAATCCGTATCGGAGATCCTTATGGTGATAAGACTTCTGATCCATTTAATGATCAAGAAATCATTGATCAAAACCGATATCCAGGCTTGAAGCCCTACCCAAGTGGAAAGACGCAATTTCAAGCAACTTACTTACAAACTGCCCAAGAGGATTACCAATGGAAAAACACCACTTATGAAAAACCTCAGCCTGAGGAGTTGGTGATTTATGAGTTATTGGTTCGAGATTTTGATTCTAGGCGAACCTACAATGCCGTAACGGAACGATTGGATTACTTGAAGGAGCTGGGAGTAAATGCCATTCAACTCATGCCTGTTGCCGAGTTTGAAGGGAATCTTTCTTGGGGCTATAACCCCTCGTTTTTCTTTGCTCCGGATAAATTTTACGGAACCAAAAACGATTTGAAGCGCCTAATTGATGAAGCGCATGGAAAGGGGATGGTGGTCATTCTAGATATGGTACTTAACCATGCATTTGGTCAAAATCCGATGGTTCGACTATACAATGATGGAGATTATGGTGCTCCTACAGAAGACAACCCATGGTTCAATCGAGTTGCAAAGCACCCGTTCAATGTTGGCTATGATTTTAACCATGAAAGCACGTATACCCAAGCATTCGTAGACTCAGTCAATCATTATTGGTTGGCGGAATACAAATTTGATGGCTTCCGATTTGACCTTTCGAAAGGATTTACACAGGTAAATTCAGGAAATGATGTCAATATTTGGTCGCAGTATGATCCAAGCCGAGTAAAAATCTGGAGGCATATTTATGATCGTATTAAATCCCATCATCCAGAGGCTTATGTGATTCTGGAACATTTAGCCGTCAATGAAGAAGAGCGTGAATTGGCGAATTACGGAATGATGTTTTGGGGAAATATGAATGGTACCTCTCGAAATCTAGCGAAGGGTTCCAATGACAATATGGAATGGGCCTATTACAAACGCAGGGATTGGGCTAAAAATGGTTTGATTGCCTATCAGGAATCGCACGATGAAGAGCGAGTGATGTGGGAAACACTGAATTTTGGTGCGACCAATCCTTTGAATTTGAAGAATTTGGAAAATGCAGTGAATCGAAATCAAATCATGGCTGCTTTCTATTTTGCTATTCCGGGTCCAAAAATGATCTGGCAGTTTGGTGAATTTGGCTATGACCAAGAACTCAACAACGATCGTTTGGGAATAAAACCTACCAAATGGGAATATTTGGCTAATCCTGAGCGGGAGCGATTGTTTAAGTTGTATCAGGAGATGATCAAACTAAAAGCAACCCAAACTGCTTTTAATTCGCCTACCCAAGCTGCGGTGAATTTGGGTCCAGCAATGAAGTCCATTTATCTGGAACATTCAGACGGAAGCTTTTTCCTTTTTGGCAATTTCGATTTGGCAAGCAAGGGAGGTCAGCAGATTCAGTTTCCTCGCCAAGGGAAATGGTATAATTATTTCACCGGCGAAGAGATTAATGTGACGACGCCTCAAGTTCAGTTCGGTTTACGTCCTAATGAATTTTATTTATTCAGCGACAAGCCATTACCCAAACCGGATCCGGGGATTTTGCAAGAGGATTTTGTGACCTCTATCCCAGAAGTAATTCCCCAAGGAGCATTTAAAGTTTATCCGAATCCTACCACGGGAATGGTTCGAGTAGAGCTTCCAAAAGATATGATTCAAGCTAACTATCGGGTGGTGGATATGGCCGGTAGAATTCTATTTGATGGTCAAACCCAATTAGGTGAGCAGATTTTAGATTTTGATTTAGGCAAAATTAAAGATGGGATTTATATCTTTGAGGCGTTTGATACTAAGCGGGTGCTTCACCAACGCTTGATTAAAAAATAA